From Aquila chrysaetos chrysaetos chromosome 3, bAquChr1.4, whole genome shotgun sequence, the proteins below share one genomic window:
- the TPX2 gene encoding targeting protein for Xklp2 isoform X1: MSCPESRYSFDVPNPCINFATLSDDDVHNADSWFDQKADLENVPPAENLAKVSQKSPAFSKPDIILSSVTSQGITMSESHGEDDGQAECVQASAIPQNIVGSLTSWRATAPAEASQRAGRRQATTQRKTQQRKQPARIKGERNANALVNKEEVPPLKKMRLSSSGEKVTEVPTRRQPLQNPDLSPGRGRSKPTMPSTPTVLKRTNHSGKLKSTEEQELEKMQQLQQEVVELRKKNEESMKAAIAGAGQPMKRTVGQVTKPIDFHFCTENRIKQHGESQPGNEYKELDFAAVLRKHPPSPVRVPKGPTIPKPFNLSQGNKRKLEETTSEYVSLAEQVEAFQKRTPSRYHLRSRKSDEGPVPGKLVKTRLTNPKTPVLLTKQRFRPVTCKTTAELEAEEMEKIQQYKFKARELDPKIFEGGPLLPKKPSVKELTQPIGFELEIEKRIQERESKKQQEEEHFEFHSRPCPTKILEDIVGVPEKKVLPVTVPKSPAFTLKSRTRMPGRDEEKEKEVVPVIKANPMPHYGVPFKPKMPEQRHVEVCPFSFDARDRERQIQKEKKIEELQKEEVPKFKALPLPYFDHVKLPEKKVKNPTQPEPFNLQIDERGVAKLQSWKQQLKEDLKRQKEAACFKARPNTVVYQEPFVPKKENKLLSESLSGSIVPESFELATEKRAKERQEFEKQLAAIEAIRERHQEQVRQQQEEREKEEVAKLRQELVHKANPIRKYRSVEVKPSDQPLTTPKSPNFSDRFRC; encoded by the exons ATGTCTTGCCCAGAATCTCGCTATTCCTTTGATGTCCCAAACCCTTGCATCAACTTTGCGACTCTGAGCGATGACGATGTGCACAATGCAGACTCCTGGTTTG ACCAAAAAGCCGATCTGGAGAATGTCCCTCCTGCAGAAAATCTGGCAAAAGTCTCACAGAAAAGCCCTGCTTTTTCAAAGCCTGATATTATTCTGTCTTCTGTCACATCACAAGGAATAACAATGA GTGAAAGCCATGGTGAAGATGATGGTCAAGCAGAATGTGTGCAGGCCAGTGCGATTCCTCAGAATATTGTTGGATCCCTGACGAGCTGGAGAGCTACCGCTCCTGCAGAGGCCTCTCAAAG AGCGGGTAGAAGACAGGCTACAACgcagagaaaaacacagcaacGCAAACAGCCAGCTAGAatcaaaggagagagaaatgctAATGCCTTGGTTAATAAGGAAGAAGTTCCAcccctgaaaaaaatgagact CTCTAGCAGTGGAGAGAAGGTCACAGAAGTACCCACGAGGAGACAGCCCCTGCAGAATCCTGACCTCTccccagggagagggagaagcaaGCCGACCATGCCCTCCACACCAACAGTGTTAAA GAGGACCAATCATTCTGGCAAGCTGAAGagcacagaggagcaggagctggaaaagATGCAGCAGTTGCAGCAGGAGGTTGTGGAGCTGCGGAAGAAGAACGAGGAGTCTATGAAAGCAGCTattgctggagcag GACAACCCATGAAGAGAACTGTTGGTCAAGTAACAAAGCCAATTGACTTCCACTTCTGCACGGAGAATAGAATTAAACAACATGGGGAAAGCCAGCCTGGGAACGAGTACAAGGAACTGGATTTTGCAGCAGTACTGAGAAAGCATCCTCCTTCTCCG gtGCGAGTGCCAAAGGGACCCACTATCCCCAAACCTTTCAATCTGTCccagggaaacaaaagaaaacttgaagaaaCCACATCAGAATATGTGTCCCTTGCTGAGCAGGTAGAAGCATTCCAAAAACGCACACCCTCTCGTTACCATTTGAGGAGCAGGAAATCTGATGAAG GCCCAGTTCCAGGAAAGTTGGTGAAGACTCGGCTTACAAACCCTAAAACACCAGTGCTTCTAACAAAGCAGCGCTTCAGACCTGTCACCTGCAAAACTACAGCAGAGTTagaagcagaggaaatggagaaaattcaGCA GTACAAATTCAAAGCACGAGAACTTGATCCCAAAATCTTTGAGGGTGGACCGCTCCTGCCCAAGAAACCCTCTGTGAAGGAACTCACGCAACCCATTGGCTTTGAGttggaaatagaaaaaaggatTCAGGAGCGTGAGAGTAAGAAGCAACAGGAGGAAGAGCACTTTGAATTCCATTCCAGGCCATGTCCAACAAAAATCCTAGAGGACATTGTG GGCGTTCCAGAGAAGAAAGTGCTTCCTGTTACAGTCCCCAAGTCTCCAGCCTTCACCTTGAAAAGCAGAACCCGAATGCCTggcagagatgaagaaaag GAAAAAGAGGTGGTGCCTGTGATCAAAGCTAACCCAATGCCACATTATGGAGTGCCCTTCAAACCTAAAATGCCAGAGCAGAGGCACGTGGAAGTTTGCCCCTTCTCTTTCGATGCCCGTGACAGAGAGCGGCaaatacaaaaagagaaaaaaatagaagaattgCAGAAGGAAGAG GTGCCAAAGTTCAAAGCACTACCTCTGCCTTACTTTGACCATGTTAAGCTTCCAGAAAAGAAGGTCAAAAACCCAACTCAGCCTGAACCATTCAATCTGCAGATTGATGAACGGGGAGTTGCCAAGCTACAGAGCTGGAAACAGCAG CTTAAAGAAGActtgaaaaggcagaaagaggcGGCATGTTTTAAAGCTCGTCCCAACACAGTGGTGTACCAGGAGCCTTTTGtgcctaaaaaagaaaataagctgtTATCAG AGAGCCTTTCTGGTTCCATAGTTCCTGAAAGCTTTGAGCTGGCAACAGAAAAAAGAGCTAAAGAGCGGcaagaatttgaaaaacaattgGCAGCTATAGAAGCCATAAGGGAGAGGCATCAAGAGCAGGTCAGACAGCAACAAGAGGAGCgtgaaaaggaagaagttgCTAAGCTAAGACAAGAACTG gttcACAAGGCAAACCCAATACGCAAATACCGCAGTGTAGAAGTGAAGCCCAGTGATCAGCCGCTGACTACGCCGAAGTCTCCCAACTTCTCGGATAGATTCCGGTGCTGA
- the TPX2 gene encoding targeting protein for Xklp2 isoform X2 produces MSCPESRYSFDVPNPCINFATLSDDDVHNADSWFDQKADLENVPPAENLAKVSQKSPAFSKPDIILSSVTSQGITMSESHGEDDGQAECVQASAIPQNIVGSLTSWRATAPAEASQRAGRRQATTQRKTQQRKQPARIKGERNANALVNKEEVPPLKKMRLSSSGEKVTEVPTRRQPLQNPDLSPGRGRSKPTMPSTPTVLKRTNHSGKLKSTEEQELEKMQQLQQEVVELRKKNEESMKAAIAGAGQPMKRTVGQVTKPIDFHFCTENRIKQHGESQPGNEYKELDFAAVLRKHPPSPVRVPKGPTIPKPFNLSQGNKRKLEETTSEYVSLAEQVEAFQKRTPSRYHLRSRKSDEGPVPGKLVKTRLTNPKTPVLLTKQRFRPVTCKTTAELEAEEMEKIQQYKFKARELDPKIFEGGPLLPKKPSVKELTQPIGFELEIEKRIQERESKKQQEEEHFEFHSRPCPTKILEDIVGVPEKKVLPVTVPKSPAFTLKSRTRMPGRDEEKEKEVVPVIKANPMPHYGVPFKPKMPEQRHVEVCPFSFDARDRERQIQKEKKIEELQKEEVPKFKALPLPYFDHVKLPEKKVKNPTQPEPFNLQIDERGVAKLQSWKQQLKEDLKRQKEAACFKARPNTVVYQEPFVPKKENKLLSVPESFELATEKRAKERQEFEKQLAAIEAIRERHQEQVRQQQEEREKEEVAKLRQELVHKANPIRKYRSVEVKPSDQPLTTPKSPNFSDRFRC; encoded by the exons ATGTCTTGCCCAGAATCTCGCTATTCCTTTGATGTCCCAAACCCTTGCATCAACTTTGCGACTCTGAGCGATGACGATGTGCACAATGCAGACTCCTGGTTTG ACCAAAAAGCCGATCTGGAGAATGTCCCTCCTGCAGAAAATCTGGCAAAAGTCTCACAGAAAAGCCCTGCTTTTTCAAAGCCTGATATTATTCTGTCTTCTGTCACATCACAAGGAATAACAATGA GTGAAAGCCATGGTGAAGATGATGGTCAAGCAGAATGTGTGCAGGCCAGTGCGATTCCTCAGAATATTGTTGGATCCCTGACGAGCTGGAGAGCTACCGCTCCTGCAGAGGCCTCTCAAAG AGCGGGTAGAAGACAGGCTACAACgcagagaaaaacacagcaacGCAAACAGCCAGCTAGAatcaaaggagagagaaatgctAATGCCTTGGTTAATAAGGAAGAAGTTCCAcccctgaaaaaaatgagact CTCTAGCAGTGGAGAGAAGGTCACAGAAGTACCCACGAGGAGACAGCCCCTGCAGAATCCTGACCTCTccccagggagagggagaagcaaGCCGACCATGCCCTCCACACCAACAGTGTTAAA GAGGACCAATCATTCTGGCAAGCTGAAGagcacagaggagcaggagctggaaaagATGCAGCAGTTGCAGCAGGAGGTTGTGGAGCTGCGGAAGAAGAACGAGGAGTCTATGAAAGCAGCTattgctggagcag GACAACCCATGAAGAGAACTGTTGGTCAAGTAACAAAGCCAATTGACTTCCACTTCTGCACGGAGAATAGAATTAAACAACATGGGGAAAGCCAGCCTGGGAACGAGTACAAGGAACTGGATTTTGCAGCAGTACTGAGAAAGCATCCTCCTTCTCCG gtGCGAGTGCCAAAGGGACCCACTATCCCCAAACCTTTCAATCTGTCccagggaaacaaaagaaaacttgaagaaaCCACATCAGAATATGTGTCCCTTGCTGAGCAGGTAGAAGCATTCCAAAAACGCACACCCTCTCGTTACCATTTGAGGAGCAGGAAATCTGATGAAG GCCCAGTTCCAGGAAAGTTGGTGAAGACTCGGCTTACAAACCCTAAAACACCAGTGCTTCTAACAAAGCAGCGCTTCAGACCTGTCACCTGCAAAACTACAGCAGAGTTagaagcagaggaaatggagaaaattcaGCA GTACAAATTCAAAGCACGAGAACTTGATCCCAAAATCTTTGAGGGTGGACCGCTCCTGCCCAAGAAACCCTCTGTGAAGGAACTCACGCAACCCATTGGCTTTGAGttggaaatagaaaaaaggatTCAGGAGCGTGAGAGTAAGAAGCAACAGGAGGAAGAGCACTTTGAATTCCATTCCAGGCCATGTCCAACAAAAATCCTAGAGGACATTGTG GGCGTTCCAGAGAAGAAAGTGCTTCCTGTTACAGTCCCCAAGTCTCCAGCCTTCACCTTGAAAAGCAGAACCCGAATGCCTggcagagatgaagaaaag GAAAAAGAGGTGGTGCCTGTGATCAAAGCTAACCCAATGCCACATTATGGAGTGCCCTTCAAACCTAAAATGCCAGAGCAGAGGCACGTGGAAGTTTGCCCCTTCTCTTTCGATGCCCGTGACAGAGAGCGGCaaatacaaaaagagaaaaaaatagaagaattgCAGAAGGAAGAG GTGCCAAAGTTCAAAGCACTACCTCTGCCTTACTTTGACCATGTTAAGCTTCCAGAAAAGAAGGTCAAAAACCCAACTCAGCCTGAACCATTCAATCTGCAGATTGATGAACGGGGAGTTGCCAAGCTACAGAGCTGGAAACAGCAG CTTAAAGAAGActtgaaaaggcagaaagaggcGGCATGTTTTAAAGCTCGTCCCAACACAGTGGTGTACCAGGAGCCTTTTGtgcctaaaaaagaaaataagctgtTATCAG TTCCTGAAAGCTTTGAGCTGGCAACAGAAAAAAGAGCTAAAGAGCGGcaagaatttgaaaaacaattgGCAGCTATAGAAGCCATAAGGGAGAGGCATCAAGAGCAGGTCAGACAGCAACAAGAGGAGCgtgaaaaggaagaagttgCTAAGCTAAGACAAGAACTG gttcACAAGGCAAACCCAATACGCAAATACCGCAGTGTAGAAGTGAAGCCCAGTGATCAGCCGCTGACTACGCCGAAGTCTCCCAACTTCTCGGATAGATTCCGGTGCTGA